Within Betaproteobacteria bacterium, the genomic segment CATCAACGCGCCGCCGAGCAAATACGTAACGAGCGACATGATCCTGAAAAGGCGATTCAGCGCCAGCAGCAGCATCCAGACTGATAGCGCTGCGCAGAGATACCACACCGATAATTTCGCGGTATAAAACGTGGCAATGATGACGATGGCACCCAGGTCGTCGATGACCGCGAACGCCACGACAAATACCTTCAGCGACGCCGGGATACGATTTCCAAGAATGGCCAGCACACCCAACGCAAACGCGATATCCGTGGCCATCGGAATCCCGATCCCGGCCTGCGTTACGGTGCCCGCATTGAACGAGAAATGAATGAGTGCGGGCGCTGCCATGCCGCCGACGGCTGCAAAAATGGGTAACAGCGCATTCCTGAGGTCAGATAGCTCGCCGACATACAGTTCGCGTTCAAGCTCCAGGCCGATGAGCAGAAAGAAAATGGCCATTAGCGCGTCGTTGATCCAGTGCTCGACGCTCAGGCCCCAAACTTGTCTTTGCCAAATTCCCGAATACTCGGCGCCAATCGGAGAGTTCGCGATCAATAGTGAGATTGCGGTGCAAATAATGAGCAGAATCCCGCTTGACTTTTCCGAGTCGAAAAACTCGTTGAACGAATTTGACAATGCCCGCTGGACTTTGCTCACGGCAGTCCTTTGATGTGAATTTCAAGCTGTGTGGTTTTCACTTGCGGCATATTGCGGCTTTGTTGTCGAGTTTGATATGCATGGCGCCGATCGGCGTGCAGGGAATGTACTCGCCCAGCCTGTTTATTCGATCAATTTAAGCAGACGCCATTTTGCACGTTAATGTTCAGCCTGCTCTGAGCCGAAGCAGTGGTCGTGGCCGTGATGCCTGAGAGGTTTGCCCATATCGCGGCACGGTCGAAAGAAGGACAATTTCCGTTGAAGCCATTCGTGGATGTAACCGCTACGATTCAGATTGATGCGCACATGTTGCGATGCACAATGGTATTTGAATAATAACTGTTACGACATTTTTTTGATGCAGGCCTATTGCGTAACGAATGACGGGCGACTAGCATCTATGGCTGAACATGGCGATAAGCAGTGAAGTAAGAAAAAACTGCATTCGCGGGACGGAATGAATTCAAGCAAGCCGATTCAACCTGACGCACGACAATCCCAACCCTAGGAGGCTGTATGACAAAAGAAATCAAATCAACCGGCACGTCTGTCGACAATAAACCGACGCGTCGCAAATTCCTGGCCGGCACCGCAGCAGCAGCGGGTGCGGCGATAACCAGTTTTCCCATGATCGCCAAGGCGCAGACCGGGCCGATCAACATGCGCTGGCAGAGCACCTGGCCGACCAAGGATATTTTCCACGAATACGCGCTGGACTTCGCCAAGAAGGTCAACGACATGACCGGCGGCGACCTGAAGATCGAAGTGCTGCCGGCCGGCGCGGTGGTGCCGGCTTTCGGGCTGCTGGATGCGGTCGCGAAGGGCACGCTCGACGGCGGCCACGGCGTGCTGGGTTACAACTACGGCAGGCAGAATGCCCTCGCGCTATGGAATTCTGGCCCGGCATTCGGCATGGATGCCAATATGCTGCTGTCCTGGCACAAATATGGCGGTGGTCAGGAACTGCTTGCCAAGCTGTACAACTCCATCGGCATTACCACTGTTCAGTCTTTCCTGTACGGCCCGATGGCCACGCAGCCGCTGGGCTGGTACAAGAAGCCGATTACGAAAGAGGCGGATTTCAAGGGCTTGAAGTTCCGCACAAATGGCCTGGCGATTGACTTGTTCACGGCGATGGGTGC encodes:
- the nhaA gene encoding Na+/H+ antiporter NhaA; translation: MSKVQRALSNSFNEFFDSEKSSGILLIICTAISLLIANSPIGAEYSGIWQRQVWGLSVEHWINDALMAIFFLLIGLELERELYVGELSDLRNALLPIFAAVGGMAAPALIHFSFNAGTVTQAGIGIPMATDIAFALGVLAILGNRIPASLKVFVVAFAVIDDLGAIVIIATFYTAKLSVWYLCAALSVWMLLLALNRLFRIMSLVTYLLGGALMWFLMLKSGIHATIAGVMLAFAIPFSAKDGDAASPSHRLEHFLHKPVAFLILPIFALANTGIPIGADWLQSLTSTNSVGIIAGLVVGKPLGVTLLCLIAISAGICHLPPDLKWRHAVGAGMIGGIGFTMSIFIANLAFAGNTEGINASKMAILVASLTAGIIGFLWLRLVCKPADIDVSANARS
- a CDS encoding twin-arginine translocation signal domain-containing protein produces the protein MTKEIKSTGTSVDNKPTRRKFLAGTAAAAGAAITSFPMIAKAQTGPINMRWQSTWPTKDIFHEYALDFAKKVNDMTGGDLKIEVLPAGAVVPAFGLLDAVAKGTLDGGHGVLGYNYGRQNALALWNSGPAFGMDANMLLSWHKYGGGQELLAKLYNSIGITTVQSFLYGPMATQPLGWYKKPITKEADFKGLKFRTNGLAIDLFTAMGAAVNALPGGEIVPAMDRGLLDGAEFNNATSDRLLGFPDVSKVCMLQSYHQSAETFEITFNKPKYDALPAKMKSIIAGAVEAASADMSWKAIDRYSKDYIDLQTKDKVKFYKTPDAILQSQLTLWDAIVAKKSAENPLFKEIAASQRAFAERAVKWEQDTVISRRMAMNHFFGAKAAAPTKA